A single Lolium perenne isolate Kyuss_39 chromosome 6, Kyuss_2.0, whole genome shotgun sequence DNA region contains:
- the LOC127309938 gene encoding uncharacterized protein: MQYPKRFRSSSRHRQFRDRAKTRVDDLQEIFSGLQSARQESRSTDAAVLEEQVHQMLREWRAELSVASPASSLQNSLGNSQGAADPPSETLRLLQLAIEEEDDATSKLAIPRSSRLGHGLGQDDQNLNAELQVQGENVAGGAPVTQQSLGHEVMGDFGGEVANVANALFNDQRAMRRKAEMNLDTAGIKQPSKSFVSFSDTRISSNLSSLGVSLGSRSDEISVSANVLRQTELDRLTVVLNVSTGPETAIIDDDDDDDILDGQILSAIIDNISEVDLEHAELSSDLQASERGSRSSAGKKSRRYGKNSKSKIVSR; this comes from the coding sequence tatcccaAAAGGTTTCGCTCGTCGTCGCGGCACAGGCAGTTCCGCGACCGCGCCAAGACCCGCGTCGACGATCTCCAGGAGATCTTCTCCGGCCTCCAATCCGCCCGCCAGGAGAGCCGCTCCACCGACGCCGCCGTACTCGAGGAGCAGGTCCACCAGATGCTCCGAGAGTGGCGGGCCGAGCTCAGCGTCGCCTCTCCCGCCTCCTCCCTCCAGAACTCGCTGGGGAACAGCCAAGGGGCCGCGGATCCGCCATCGGAGACGCTGCGGTTGCTGCAGCTGGCtattgaggaggaggacgacgcgaCCAGCAAGCTGGCGATCCCTCGTTCATCTCGTCTGGGCCACGGGCTTGGGCAGGACGACCAGAATCTCAACGCTGAGCTGCAAGTGCAGGGGGAGAATGTGGCTGGGGGCGCCCCTGTGACACAGCAGTCACTGGGACATGAAGTGATGGGAGATTTTGGTGGGGAAGTGGCTAATGTTGCTAATGCATTGTTCAATGATCAGAGAGCCATGCGACGCAAGGCGGAGATGAACCTCGACACGGCAGGTATTAAACAACCGTCTAagtcttttgtttctttttcagATACTCGTATTTCTTCTAATTTGAGTAGCCTAGGGGTTTCCTTGGGTTCTCGGTCTGATGAGATTTCTGTTTCGGCTAATGTGTTGAGACAAACGgagcttgaccgtttaacggttgtTCTAAATGTCTCCACTGGGCCTGAAACGGCAATTatagacgacgatgatgatgatgacatcctagatggtcaaATTCTCTCGGCTATAATTGACAACATTTCAGAAGTTGATTTAGAAcacgcggagcttagttctgattTACAAGCATCCGAACGTGGTTCTCGATCATcggctggaaagaaatctcgtAGGTATGGCAAGAACtctaaatctaaaatagtttctcgatga